A stretch of Pseudomonas sp. LS.1a DNA encodes these proteins:
- a CDS encoding amino acid ABC transporter permease — protein MANFEVFLGLLPLLLKGALTALEIALCTLLLASAGGVVLAVLLTFSRSRLLHGVVGCFIEWMRNVPALAHLFLIYFGLSYLGINLPAWLAAIVGLSLVGSAVLADIFRSGLQSLHVGQHEAGLAVGLSRMQILRCILLPQALRLTLPAFANYVTQLIKDTSIASAIAVPEIMFLARNLVTSTFQTSLIYLAVMCIYAVMILPIGVGFIRLERHLGSAR, from the coding sequence ATGGCGAACTTCGAGGTCTTTCTCGGGCTATTGCCCCTGTTGTTGAAAGGCGCGCTCACCGCCCTGGAAATCGCGCTGTGTACCTTGCTGCTGGCGAGTGCCGGTGGCGTGGTACTGGCCGTGTTGCTGACGTTCAGCCGCTCACGGCTGCTGCATGGCGTGGTCGGCTGTTTCATTGAGTGGATGCGCAATGTTCCCGCGCTGGCGCATCTGTTCCTGATCTATTTTGGTCTCTCCTACCTTGGTATCAACTTGCCCGCGTGGCTGGCCGCCATCGTTGGCTTGAGTCTGGTAGGCAGTGCGGTGTTGGCCGACATTTTCCGCAGTGGCTTGCAGTCGCTGCATGTCGGTCAGCATGAAGCCGGGTTGGCTGTCGGCCTGAGCCGGATGCAGATTCTGCGCTGCATTCTCTTGCCCCAGGCCCTGCGCCTGACGTTGCCAGCGTTCGCCAACTACGTCACGCAACTGATCAAGGACACCTCCATCGCCTCAGCCATTGCCGTGCCGGAGATCATGTTCCTGGCGCGCAATCTGGTGACGTCCACCTTCCAGACGTCGCTGATCTACCTGGCAGTGATGTGCATCTACGCCGTGATGATTCTGCCGATCGGTGTGGGATTCATCAGGCTCGAACGTCATCTGGGGAGTGCGCGATGA
- a CDS encoding amino acid ABC transporter permease, which produces MLGARVTAELSLLGFALAVVLGALLVWAMRSPSAILRRLAAFFIQSMRAVPLLALLLALYFALPSLGLTLSGYWAGAIGLGLQGAAYVAEILRGGLDSLHRGQREAAIAIGLTPFKAFTTVILPQVFRVILPPLLNAYVSILKDSSLCALIATDELMLAARAIASETFLPMHVFLLVGLFYFVIAFPLSMLSRVLEKHVSRGRKTVRG; this is translated from the coding sequence ATGCTTGGTGCCCGGGTCACCGCCGAATTGTCCCTGTTAGGGTTCGCCCTGGCGGTCGTGCTGGGCGCGCTGCTGGTCTGGGCGATGCGAAGCCCGAGCGCGATTCTGAGGCGGTTGGCAGCGTTCTTTATCCAGAGCATGCGTGCAGTACCGCTTCTGGCGTTGCTGCTGGCCCTGTATTTCGCGCTGCCCAGCCTGGGGTTGACCTTGTCCGGCTATTGGGCCGGGGCCATCGGCCTGGGTTTGCAGGGGGCCGCGTACGTTGCGGAAATTCTGCGTGGCGGCCTGGATTCGTTGCATCGCGGCCAGCGCGAAGCGGCAATCGCGATCGGATTGACGCCGTTCAAAGCGTTTACCACCGTCATCCTGCCGCAAGTGTTTCGCGTCATTTTGCCGCCACTGCTCAACGCCTACGTGTCGATCCTCAAGGACAGCTCGTTGTGTGCCCTGATCGCCACCGACGAGTTGATGCTGGCAGCGCGGGCCATCGCTTCGGAAACCTTCCTGCCAATGCATGTCTTCCTGCTGGTAGGGCTGTTCTATTTCGTTATCGCCTTCCCTCTTTCAATGCTGTCGCGTGTGCTGGAAAAGCATGTTTCACGCGGACGCAAAACCGTGCGAGGTTGA
- a CDS encoding amidase: protein MNTMDQVASHSIAQLQQALQAGSLTSEALVRAQLARIERFDEQLNAYVEAYPSRALSAAIAADRQRAAGIHLGPLHGIPLAIKDLFEIEGQAITGGSLAQEPRVSRLTATAVQRLERAGAIILGKAQTVEFAFGGWGTNAVMGTPWNPWDRDVHRAPGGSSSGSAVAVASGLASAALGTDTGGSVRIPAGMCGLVGLKTTRGLVSRHGLIELCPSLDSVGPITHTVEDAAWMLDALLGPDPLDPVSAQAPVFSAAAGLDRPVAGLRIWVLPEAERAHVAPGVLKAYDLGLKQLAALGMQLIEQPLPTSLEQCMRIAGGLMSAEGYASLGRLFERDDLRFDPHVQRRILGGRAIDAASYIQLHNQRRAARQAMHEAMTNIDACVFPTNAIGSVPLEEVDEYGTPLALLGRFANLMNLCSVALPIGFDEKGMPVSMQVVGRAFAEPLILRIGHAYQQVSDWHTLRPEGWELADKAVA from the coding sequence ATGAACACCATGGATCAGGTAGCTTCCCACAGCATTGCCCAGTTGCAACAGGCGCTGCAGGCCGGCTCGCTGACCAGCGAAGCGCTGGTACGTGCGCAACTGGCGCGCATCGAGCGTTTTGACGAGCAGCTGAATGCTTATGTCGAGGCCTATCCCTCGCGAGCCTTGAGTGCAGCCATTGCTGCGGATCGCCAACGTGCGGCCGGCATACACCTGGGGCCGCTGCATGGCATTCCTCTGGCGATCAAGGACTTGTTCGAGATCGAAGGGCAGGCCATCACGGGTGGTTCGTTGGCGCAGGAACCGCGTGTTTCGAGGCTGACCGCCACTGCAGTGCAACGCCTGGAGCGTGCCGGCGCGATCATTCTTGGCAAGGCCCAAACGGTCGAATTCGCTTTCGGTGGCTGGGGCACCAACGCGGTGATGGGCACGCCGTGGAACCCGTGGGACCGTGATGTCCATCGCGCTCCGGGTGGTTCAAGCAGCGGTTCGGCAGTGGCCGTGGCCAGCGGGTTGGCGAGCGCTGCGTTGGGGACCGATACCGGCGGTTCGGTGCGGATTCCGGCGGGTATGTGCGGCTTGGTCGGGTTGAAAACCACGCGTGGGCTCGTCAGCCGCCATGGCTTGATCGAGCTGTGCCCTTCGCTGGATTCGGTAGGGCCTATCACGCACACGGTTGAAGATGCAGCGTGGATGCTGGATGCCCTGCTGGGCCCAGACCCGCTGGATCCGGTTTCGGCCCAGGCACCGGTATTCAGCGCCGCTGCCGGTCTCGATCGGCCAGTAGCCGGTTTGCGCATCTGGGTGTTGCCGGAGGCCGAGCGAGCGCATGTCGCGCCCGGAGTACTGAAGGCTTACGACCTGGGGCTCAAGCAGTTGGCCGCGTTGGGTATGCAATTGATCGAACAGCCGCTACCCACGTCGTTGGAGCAATGCATGCGCATCGCTGGTGGCCTGATGAGCGCTGAGGGTTATGCCAGCCTGGGTCGCTTGTTCGAGCGTGACGACCTGCGTTTCGACCCCCATGTCCAACGGCGCATACTTGGTGGTCGCGCCATCGACGCGGCGTCGTATATCCAGTTGCACAATCAGCGCCGTGCCGCTCGGCAAGCCATGCACGAGGCCATGACCAACATAGACGCCTGTGTTTTCCCGACCAACGCTATTGGCAGTGTGCCGTTGGAGGAGGTCGACGAATATGGCACGCCACTGGCCTTGCTGGGGCGGTTCGCCAACTTGATGAACCTGTGTTCGGTGGCGCTGCCCATCGGGTTCGATGAAAAGGGTATGCCTGTCTCGATGCAGGTTGTCGGG